Proteins encoded within one genomic window of Brassica rapa cultivar Chiifu-401-42 chromosome A09, CAAS_Brap_v3.01, whole genome shotgun sequence:
- the LOC103837214 gene encoding malonyl-CoA:anthocyanidin 5-O-glucoside-6''-O-malonyltransferase has translation MVQSSPTVNILEVVRVSPPPSDSITLPLTFFDLGWLKLHPVDRLLFYRVPELSRSVLISKLKSSLSATLHHYLPLAGRLVWNPTDTKPSIVYSPDEKDAVYVTVAESNGDITRLTGNEPRTATEFHPLVPELPVSDESARALAVQITFFPNQGFSLGVTAHHAVLDGKTTAMFLKAWAHNCKQEQDPLPHDLTPSMDRTVVRDPTGLETKLLNRWMSASNNKPSLKLFPSKEIGADIVRVTYRLTRENIQKLRERVETESKAGAELRLSTFVITYAYVITCLVKARGGDPTRRVCIGFASDFRSRLNPPLPPTYFGNCIVGAGDFDAKAEPILEEGEGFVSAVESLSGWVNGLCPENIEKNMLSPFEAFKRMEPGRQMISVAGSTRLGIYGSDFGWGKPVKVEIVTIDKDMSVSLSESGDGTGGVEIGLCLRKDDVERFGSLFSRGLKPQ, from the coding sequence ATGGTGCAGTCCAGCCCAACGGTTAACATACTCGAGGTGGTCCGAGTTAGCCCACCGCCTTCTGACTCAATCACACTTCCACTCACTTTCTTTGACTTGGGTTGGCTCAAACTCCACCCCGTTGACCGTCTTCTATTTTACCGCGTCCCCGAGTTATCTCGCTCTGTCCTCATATCTAAACTCAAATCCTCTCTCTCCGCCACACTCCACCATTATCTCCCACTCGCCGGCCGCCTCGTGTGGAACCCAACAGACACAAAACCGTCAATTGTCTATTCTCCTGACGAAAAAGATGCCGTCTACGTCACGGTAGCTGAGTCCAACGGTGATATCACTCGTCTCACCGGAAACGAACCTCGCACCGCCACCGAGTTTCATCCTTTAGTCCCAGAGTTACCTGTCTCCGACGAGTCAGCTCGTGCTCTCGCCGTTCAGATAACTTTCTTCCCAAACCAAGGGTTCTCCCTCGGCGTGACCGCACATCATGCCGTTTTGGACGGGAAAACAACAGCCATGTTTCTCAAAGCATGGGCCCACAACTGCAAACAAGAACAAGATCCTCTACCGCACGATCTAACCCCTTCTATGGATCGTACGGTTGTCAGAGACCCAACCGGACTCGAGACAAAACTCTTGAACCGGTGGATGTCCGCTTCCAACAACAAACCAAGCTTAAAGCTGTTCCCTTCCAAGGAAATCGGCGCCGACATTGTCCGAGTCACGTACCGTTTGACTCGGGAAAACATCCAGAAGCTCCGCGAACGAGTCGAGACCGAGTCAAAAGCCGGAGCCGAGCTGCGTCTGTCGACTTTCGTCATCACGTACGCCTACGTCATAACATGTTTGGTTAAAGCGCGTGGCGGTGATCCGACCCGGCGCGTGTGTATAGGTTTCGCGTCGGACTTTCGGTCACGGCTAAACCCTCCGTTGCCGCCGACGTATTTCGGGAACTGCATTGTCGGTGCCGGAGATTTCGACGCGAAGGCGGAGCCAATACTGGAAGAAGGAGAAGGGTTTGTCTCGGCGGTGGAGAGTCTGAGCGGATGGGTCAACGGGTTGTGTCCGGAGAATATAGAGAAGAATATGCTTTCGCCGTTCGAGGCGTTCAAGAGGATGGAACCGGGTAGACAGATGATATCAGTTGCTGGGTCGACCCGGTTGGGAATTTACGGGTCGGATTTTGGGTGGGGAAAACCGGTGAAGGTGGAGATAGTGACGATTGATAAGGACATGTCGGTTTCGTTGTCGGAGAGTGGAGATGGAACCGGCGGAGTTGAGATTGGGCTTTGCTTGAGGAAGGATGATGTGGAACGGTTTGGTTCGTTATTTTCCCGCGGGTTGAAACCGCAATGA
- the LOC117128367 gene encoding probable mediator of RNA polymerase II transcription subunit 15c, producing MLTYPMFDMQSQIQPLRLLVPENYPSSPILLEKVIFDTASDHKFEDLSARARSRFSLSMKEAMSLKEIAKVWDECARATMLEYAERHGGGTFSSKYGRWESVLA from the exons ATGCTTACGTATCCCATGTTTGATATGCAGTCACAGATTCAGCCGTTACGCTTACTAGTTCCAGAGAATTATCCATCTTCCCCAATACTTCTAGAGAAAGTCATCTTTGATACCGCCAG tgatcacaagtTTGAGGATTTATCCGCGAGAGCTAGATCGAGGTTTAGTTTGTCTATGAAGGAAGCAATGTCACTTAAAGAAATAGCTAAAGTTTGGGATGAGTGTGCGAGAGCTACAATGCTCGAGTACGCTGAACGGCATGGTGGAGGCACTTTCAGCTCCAAGTACGGTCGTTGGGAGTCTGTGCTAGCTTAG
- the LOC103837211 gene encoding uncharacterized protein LOC103837211 isoform X1: MTGEDDEARRASPIESAITNDDASRPIQSRKRNWDQLVACRIRDELIIAREIVINDAEASLRHKLTLRSTQEEIQRCTGAVVITRGKYRFLNAPLDGEKPLYLHISAASHLKETTERILAVDRAAAMIEEMMRQKPSSQLGVVGFHTVKDLMSNNVNIHFKCQGRMYSLMIVEEITLPVLEARICRKVALDESTVKLRLSYIPLLVGCEEQFTISDDEDLCVYLTSADRENRRCVLYVDVITITEHPEQLSRAGEGSSLGINYEELNSKDDEIGALYVKQIEAIEMMEEDEDEYVAVRPVSEASQCVEAWEDGLNITIQQEFPDKKAVQEVVYMGACSNGFGFDVKKSDKQRLVLKCPKEGCKWGLRASKIEKTEMFSIRSYTKMHTCSRDGQGKSKRGKVTPQLVASLLHEAYPGEVQTLTPKSIIDFVWTKLSVKISYATAWRGKSLYSGSFEDEVTMLKNE; encoded by the exons ATGACGGGGGAAGACGACGAGGCACGTAGGGCTTCTCCGATCGAATCAGCTATAACGAACGATGATGCTTCTCGGCCGATTCAAAG TAGAAAGAGAAATTGGGATCAGCTTGTTGCGTGTAGGATTCGGGATGAGTTGATCATAGCGAGAGAAATCGTTATCAACGATGCTGAGGCTTCTCTTAGGCACAAGCTTACTCTACGCTCTACTCAAGAAGAa ATTCAGAGGTGTACTGGTGCTGTGGTGATTACTAG GGGAAAGTATCGTTTTCTGAATGCACCTCTTGATGGTGAAAAGCCGTTGTATCTTCACATATCTGCTGCTTCTCAT TTAAAAGAGACCACAGAACGTATTTTAGCCGTTGATCGTGCAGCGGCTATGATTGAGGAGATGATGAGACAGAAACCAAGTTCACAGCTCGGGGTTGTTGGTTTTCACACGGTCAAG GATTTAATGAGCAACAATGTGAACATACATTTTAAATGCCAAGGTCGCATGTATAGTTTAATGATAGTGGAAGAGATAACTCTGCCAGTGCTAGAAGCAAGGATATGCAGAAAGGTTGCGTTGGATGAAAGTACGGTGAAATTGAGATTGAGTTACATTCCACTGCTGGTGGGTTGTGAGGAGCAGTTTACTATTTCTGACGACGAGGATCTTTGTGTTTATCTAACATCCGCTGATAGAGAGAATCGTAGATGTGTTTTGTATGTGGATGTCATCACTATCACAGAACACCCCGAGCAGCTTTCGAGAGCCGGCGAAGGAAGTTCTTTAGGTATAAACTATGAAGAGCTGAATTCAAAGGACGATGAGATCGGAGCTCTGTACGTGAAACAAATCGAGGCGATTGAGATGATGGAGGAAGATGAGGACGAATATGTGGCAGTTCGACCTGTTTCAGAAGCGAGTCAGTGTGTAGAGGCATGGGAAGACGGTTTGAATATCACAATACAACAAGAGTTTCCTGATAAAAAGGCAGTGCAAGAAGTGGTGTATATGGGTGCATGTTCAAATGGTTTTGGGTTTGATGTGAAAAAGTCTGATAAACAGCGATTAGTGCTAAAATGTCCTAAAGAAGGATGTAAATGGGGTTTACGAGCTTCAAAGATTGAAAAGACTGAAATGTTCTCGATTAGAAGTTACACCAAGATGCATACGTGCTCTCGTGATGGTCAGGGTAAAAGCAAGAGGGGGAAAGTCACGCCACAGTTAGTTGCATCTCTATTGCATGAGGCTTATCCAGGAGAGGTGCAAACTCTGACTCCTAAAAGTATCATTGATTTTGTTTGGACAAAATTAAGCGTGAAAATATCATACGCCACTGCATGGAGAGGTAAAAGTTTGTATTCAGGCTCTTTTGAAGATGAGGTGACTATGTTAAAGAACGAGTAG
- the LOC103837218 gene encoding ubiquitin-like domain-containing CTD phosphatase 1 → MRAIEHLVEDESVIKKARMVDNVEEVPVPVVVDGNGSENGQVTVVEEEKEKKIEEVSAALSLSDTEHMSEEVDVHAKNTGKVPTLDLEKNKEASVVTRRKKLLVLDLNGLLADIVSPLADCKADINIGRRAIFKRPFCEEFLKFCFDKFEVGIWSSRKKNNVDRITEFLLGDMKRKLLFCWDMSYCATTTLGSLENRHKYVVFKDLNQLWEKHDPRLPWQKGDYNETNTVLLDDSPYKALLNPPYTAIFPHSYSHQNKSDTSLGNGGDLRLHLEKLVEAENVQDFIKKNPFGQEAITEASETWEFYREATRMHTHIRI, encoded by the exons ATGAGAGCAATTGAACATCTTGTAGAGGACGAATCTGTGATCAAGAAAGCGAGAATGGTTGATAACGTAGAAGAGGTTCCAGTCCCTGTGGTGGTCGATGGTAATGGAAGCGAGAATGGTCAAGTCACAGTtgtagaagaagagaaagagaaaaagatagAGGAAGTTTCTGCTGCTCTGAGCTTGTCAGATACAGAGCATATGTCAGAGGAAGTTGATGTTCATGCGAAAAACACCGGAAAGGTTCCAACTTTGGATCTGGAGAAGAACAAAGAAGCTTCTGTTGTTACAAGGAGGAAAAAGCTTCTGGTTCTTGATCTGAATGGGTTGCTTGCAGATATAGTTTCTCCTCTTGCAGATTGTAAAGCTGATATCAACATTGGAAGAAGAGCAA TTTTTAAGAGACCCTTTTGTGAAGAGTTCTTGAAGTTCTGCTTTGACAAGTTTGAAGTTGGTATCTGGTCCTCTAGAAAAAA GAACAATGTGGACAGAATCACTGAGTTCTTGCTCGGAGATATGAAGAGGAAACTGTTGTTTTGCTGG GACATGTCTTACTGTGCTACAACAACTCTTGGTTCACTTGAAAACAGACACAAATACGTGGTGTTCAAGGATCTAAACCAGCTCTGGGAGAAACACGACCCAAGACTTCCTTGGCAGAAGGGTGATTACAACGAAACTAACACGGTTTTGCTGGATGATTCTCCTTACAAGGCTTTGCTTAACCCT CCATATACAGCGATATTCCCACACTCATACAGCCATCAGAACAAGTCAGACACATCCTTAG GTAATGGTGGTGATCTGAGACTTCATCTGGAGAAGTTAGTAGAAGCTGAAAACGTTCAAGATTTCATCAAGAAGAACCCTTTTGGGCAAGAAGCTATTACTGAAGCTAGTGAGACTTGGGAGTTTTATAGAGAGGCCACTCGTATGCACACACATATACGCATTTAG
- the LOC103837213 gene encoding ninja-family protein AFP3 — protein sequence MSGAEKRDNGEEIPRDLLQRFMSKKQKSSVEAGEVEIELDLGLSLNGRFGVDPLAKTRLLTRSSSIPDLVVNGGRTELSRTCSLPVETEEWRKRKELQSLRRLEAKRKRLEKQRNVRVLREKHKAGGGGGEEGSIGSSGSGSSGLSELDTSPSPPVQATTKASIERSPSSTQPLPENQAARNMIDDMPCVSTTGDGPNGRKIDGFLYRYRKGDEVRIVCVCHGSFLTPAEFVKHAGGRDVAHPLKHIVVNPSPFL from the exons ATGTCCGGAGCTGAGAAAAGGGACAACGGAGAAGAGATCCCTAGAGATCTGCTGCAGAGGTTCATGTCCAAGAAACAGAAGTCGTCGGTTGAAGCCGGAGAGGTAGAGATTGAGCTGGACTTAGGGCTTTCTCTCAACGGTAGATTCGGTGTGGACCCACTTGCGAAGACAAGGCTGCTCACACGATCATCTTCTATTCCTGATCTTGTGGTCAACGGTGGTAGAACGGAGTTGAGTAGGACTTGCTCGTTGCCTGTGGAGACGGAGGAgtggaggaagaggaaggagTTGCAGAGCTTGAGGAGGCTTGAGGCTAAGAGAAAGAGGTTAGAGAAGCAGAGAAACGTGAGAGTACTTAGGGAGAAACACAAagctggtggaggaggaggagaagaaggatCTATTGGATCTTCCGGAAGTGGTTCCTCTGGTTTGTCCGAACTCGACACCTCCCCTTCTCCTCCTGTTCAAG CAACAACAAAAGCATCCATAGAAAGAAGCCCATCAAGTACTCAACCTCTGCCCGAGAATCAAGCAGCACGTAACATGATAGACGACATGCCATGCGTGTCAACAACAGGCGATGGACCCAACGGGAGAAAGATAGATGGGTTTCTGTATCGGTACAGGAAAGGCGATGAGGTGAGGATTGTGTGTGTGTGCCACGGAAGCTTCCTAACGCCTGCTGAGTTCGTTAAGCATGCAGGTGGCCGAGACGTGGCGCATCCCTTAAAGCACATTGTTGTAAATCCATCTCCCTTCTTGTGA
- the LOC103837212 gene encoding uncharacterized protein LOC103837212 isoform X2, producing MFQGYSEAAKDPEMQGIYSNASSLNARPSNSSTMNQNMNVSRPRKRKDSTFLQSPWHKVYLQPSKLCHSISVSEQEWALAANTLCEKIDPNEVVSPSKKRLVLSTNLMQQLLQPAPTFVFSDIKSAFNYEIMLYFESRITLADACSVTCHSDFDKSTNDQERGYTALVKAFMEKFQHLEEDFQSSESATSMLDIILEIQDIERFSVINRLAKFHSRAKTNTKRSVPQRYVDLQKPGNLPEPLQCLSL from the exons ATGTTCCAAG GCTATTCCGAAGCTGCCAAGGATCCGGAAATGCAGGGGATATATAGTAATGCTTCGAGTTTAAACGCTAGACCGAGTAACTCAAGCACTATGAACCAAAACATGAATGTTTCAAGACCGAGGAAGCGCAAAGATTCAACCTTCTTACAATCACCAtggcacaaagtctatctgCAACCTTCAAAGTTATGTCACAGCATCAG TGTGTCAGAACAAGAGTGGGCCCTTGCGGCAAATACACTCTGTGAGAAG ATCGATCCAAATGAGGTGGTCTCTCCTTCAAAGAAGAGGCTTGTATTATCCACAAATCTTATGCAACAACTTCTCCAACCAGCACCAACGTTTGTTTTCTCGGACATCAAGTCAGCTTTCAACTACGAGATTATGCTTTACTTTGAGTCCAGAATCACCCTCGCTGATGCATGTTCTGTCACGTGCCACTCGGATTTTGATAAGAGCACAAA TGATCAAGAAAGAGGATATACTGCACTTGTCAAAGCTTTCATGGAGAAGTTCCAACACCTTGAAGAGGACTTCCAAAG CTCGGAGAGTGCCACATCGATGTTAGACATCATCTTAGAAATCCAGGACATTGAAAGATTCTCGGTGATAAACCGTCTGGCCAAGTTTCATAGCCGTGCAAAGACCAATACTAAAAGATCAGTTCCTCAGAGATACGTTGATTTACAAAAGCCAGGGAACCTACCTGAGCCACTACAATGTCTTTCTCTGTGA
- the LOC103837212 gene encoding uncharacterized protein LOC103837212 isoform X1 encodes MLMHFIGYSEAAKDPEMQGIYSNASSLNARPSNSSTMNQNMNVSRPRKRKDSTFLQSPWHKVYLQPSKLCHSISVSEQEWALAANTLCEKIDPNEVVSPSKKRLVLSTNLMQQLLQPAPTFVFSDIKSAFNYEIMLYFESRITLADACSVTCHSDFDKSTNDQERGYTALVKAFMEKFQHLEEDFQSSESATSMLDIILEIQDIERFSVINRLAKFHSRAKTNTKRSVPQRYVDLQKPGNLPEPLQCLSL; translated from the exons ATGTTGATGCACTTCATAG GCTATTCCGAAGCTGCCAAGGATCCGGAAATGCAGGGGATATATAGTAATGCTTCGAGTTTAAACGCTAGACCGAGTAACTCAAGCACTATGAACCAAAACATGAATGTTTCAAGACCGAGGAAGCGCAAAGATTCAACCTTCTTACAATCACCAtggcacaaagtctatctgCAACCTTCAAAGTTATGTCACAGCATCAG TGTGTCAGAACAAGAGTGGGCCCTTGCGGCAAATACACTCTGTGAGAAG ATCGATCCAAATGAGGTGGTCTCTCCTTCAAAGAAGAGGCTTGTATTATCCACAAATCTTATGCAACAACTTCTCCAACCAGCACCAACGTTTGTTTTCTCGGACATCAAGTCAGCTTTCAACTACGAGATTATGCTTTACTTTGAGTCCAGAATCACCCTCGCTGATGCATGTTCTGTCACGTGCCACTCGGATTTTGATAAGAGCACAAA TGATCAAGAAAGAGGATATACTGCACTTGTCAAAGCTTTCATGGAGAAGTTCCAACACCTTGAAGAGGACTTCCAAAG CTCGGAGAGTGCCACATCGATGTTAGACATCATCTTAGAAATCCAGGACATTGAAAGATTCTCGGTGATAAACCGTCTGGCCAAGTTTCATAGCCGTGCAAAGACCAATACTAAAAGATCAGTTCCTCAGAGATACGTTGATTTACAAAAGCCAGGGAACCTACCTGAGCCACTACAATGTCTTTCTCTGTGA
- the LOC103837217 gene encoding probable disease resistance protein At1g59620, whose product MAETLLSFGVERLWNLLVRESERFQGFNEQLNVLKNDMKMLRCFLEDAYAKKHTSAMMENIIEDIKEIVLDAEDMVETFLLKEELKNTRGIKNSARKFSCSIFEHRGLAFSMEAISKRISKVIRDMMCHGVQQVNIVNEGYTQSLQEIRTFSGDNGDHLVGWKKNVEILVGYLLDEDNSQVVSITGMGGIGKTTLARKVYNHQTIKSHFPRLAWVCVSQQFTKKDVWQTILQQLRPEIKVLEMTEYVLQEKLSEVLETQKALIVIDDIWREGDWDRIKYVFLQKKGCKVLLTSRNEGVALHADRHCVTFKPKCLTFEESWDLFQRIAFPMKDTSEFKIDEEMKEMGKQMIKHCGGLPLALKVLGGLLAAQYTLCEWKKIYENIGSYIVGGTSFNERNVVYHVLYLSFEELPAYLKHCFLYLAHFPEDYKIDVEDLSYYWAAEGIQRPRYYAGASIREVADGYIEELVKRNMVISKRDVETSRFKTCQLHDMMRDVCLLKAEEENFVEIIQGTSTANSKSSCKSRRLVVHKPDETFNVDTEVKNPSLRTLLFIKCRGWRGTSLFFTRHKLMRVLDLSRVKFEGWKVPSSIGKLIHLRYLSLFCASVNCLPSSMRNMKQLLYLNLEVHSNRVYMPNILKEMRELVYLHFPLEIKNKVKMELGNLVKLETLENFSTEHGSVDDLRGMTRLKTLSIYIRGKKCNMETLSSSLSKLPHLENLTIDKRIWYALPNDDEEEGFFLDCIHLKKLKLYIYMPKFPDEQQFPFHLTTISLTECCLKEDPMPVLEKLLHLKEVSLLYQSFRGRRMVCSRGGFPQLQMLRIRKLEELEDWIVEEGSMPFLYTLEIDACKKLKEIPEGLRFITSLEDLSVTYMGEQWGKRLLEEGEDYYKIQHIPSVEFY is encoded by the exons ATGGCTGAGACACTTTTGTCGTTTGGAGTTGAGAGGCTTTGGAACCTCCTTGTCCGAGAATCTGAGAGATTTCAGGGATTCAATGAGCAACTCAATGTACTaaaaaatgatatgaaaatGTTAAGGTGTTTTCTGGAAGATGCATATGCCAAGAAACACACAAGTGCCATGATGGAAAACATTATCGAAGATATCAAAGAAATTGTTTTGGATGCGGAAGATATGGTCGAAACCTTTCTTCTAAAAGAAGAACTCAAAAATACACGGGGTATCAAAAACAGCGCAAGGAAGTTTTCTTGCAGTATCTTTGAACACAGGGGACTTGCTTTCAGTATGGAAGCCATAAGTAAGAGGATCTCTAAGGTGATTCGTGATATGATGTGTCATGGGGTACAACAGGTAAACATTGTCAATGAAGGGTATACACAATCTCTACAAGAAATACGAACGTTTTCTGGCGATAATGGAGACCATCTTGTTGGGTGGAAGAAAAATGTTGAGATTTTGGTTGGCTATCTGCTTGACGAGGATAACAGTCAAGTGGTTTCTATAACCGGGATGGGTGGTATTGGTAAGACAACACTCGCAAGAAAAGTTTATAATCATCAGACTATAAAAAGTCACTTTCCAAGACTGGCGTGGGTATGTGTTTCACAACAATTTACAAAGAAGGATGTCTGGCAGACGATTTTGCAACAACTCAGGCCCGAAATCAAGGTGTTAGAGATGACAGAGTATGTACTTCAAGAAAAACTCTCTGAAGTGTTGGAAACACAAAAGGCTTTGATTGTCATTGATGATATATGGAGAGAAGGAGATTGGGACCGAATCAAGTATGTGTTTCTGCAAAAAAAAG GATGCAAGGTATTACTTACTTCTCGTAATGAAGGAGTAGCACTACATGCAGATAGACATTGTGTTACATTCAAACCAAAATGCCTAACTTTTGAAGAAAGTTGGGATCTTTTTCAAAGGATAGCATTTCCAATGAAAGACACATCTG AATTCAAGATTGATGAAGAAATGAAAGAGATGGGAAAACAGATGATCAAACATTGTGGAGGTCTACCCTTGGCTTTAAAAGTGTTAGGAGGTTTGTTAGCTGCGCAATACACATTGTGTGAGTGGAAAAAGATATATGAGAATATTGGATCTTATATCGTCGGAGGGACTAGCTTTAATGAAAGAAATGTTGTTTACCATGTTTTGTATCTGAGCTTTGAAGAGCTGCCTGCTTATTTGAAGCATTGCTTCCTCTACTTAGCCCATTTTCCAGAAGATTATAAAATAGATGTGGAGGATTTGTCATATTATTGGGCTGCAGAAGGAATACAAAGGCCAAGGTATTACGCTGGAGCGAGCATTCGAGAGGTTGCAGATGGATACATAGAAGAATTAGTGAAAAGAAATATGGTTATTTCTAAAAGAGACGTtgaaacttcaagatttaaaaCATGTCAGTTGCATGACATGATGAGAGATGTTTGTTTACTCAAAGCTGAAGAAGAGAATTTTGTAGAAATTATTCAAGGCACATCAACTGCAAACTCCAAATCTTCTTGTAAATCTCGCAGACTTGTTGTACACAAGCCTGATGAAACATTTAATGTGGATACGGAGGTGAAGAATCCAAGCCTTAGAACTCTCTTGTTTATCAAGTGCAGAGGATGGAGGGGAACAAGTTTATTCTTTACAAGGCATAAACTGATGAGAGTGTTAGATCTCTCTCGGGTGAAGTTTGAAGGATGGAAAGTACCCTCTAGCATCGGAAAGCTCATCCACTTGAgatatttgagtttattttgtgCAAGTGTAAATTGTCTACCTTCTTCTATGCGGAATATGAAACAGCTGCTTTATTTAAACCTAGAAGTACATTCAAATAGAGTTTACATGCCCAATATCTTGAAAGAGATGCGAGAATTGGTATACCTCCATTTTCCGTTGGAAATAAAGAATAAGGTAAAGATGGAATTGGGTAATCTGGTCAAGCTGGAGACATTGGAGAATTTCTCAACAGAGCATGGGAGTGTGGATGACCTCCGAGGTATGACACGGCTCAAAACTCTTTCTATCTATATCAGAGGTAAAAAATGTAACATGGAAACTCTATCTTCATCTCTAAGTAAACTTCCACACTTGGAGAATCTTACTATAGATAAGAGGATATGGTATGCTCTCCCgaatgatgatgaagaagaaggattTTTTTTGGATTGCATTCATCTCAAAAAGCTGAAGTTGTATATCTATATGCCAAAGTTTCCTGATGAGCAACAGTTTCCTTTTCACCTTACAACCATTTCTCTAACTGAGTGTTGTTTGAAAGAGGATCCAATGCCAGTTCTAGAGAAGTTGCTTCActtgaaagaggttagtttaCTGTATCAATCTTTCCGTGGGAGGAGAATGGTTTGCTCGAGGGGTGGGTTTCCTCAGTTACAGATGCTACGAATAAGGAAACTAGAGGAGCTGGAAGATTGGATAGTAGAAGAAGGCTCCATGCCATTTCTCTATACTCTCGAGATAGATGCTTGCAAGAAACTAAAGGAGATTCCTGAAGGGCTTCGATTCATCACTTCCTTGGAGGATTTGAGTGTTACATATATGGGAGAGCAATGGGGGAAGAGACTGTtggaagaaggagaagattATTACAAAATCCAACACATCCCTTCCGTTGAATTCTATTAG
- the LOC103837211 gene encoding uncharacterized protein LOC103837211 isoform X2 produces MTGEDDEARRASPIESAITNDDASRPIQRKRNWDQLVACRIRDELIIAREIVINDAEASLRHKLTLRSTQEEIQRCTGAVVITRGKYRFLNAPLDGEKPLYLHISAASHLKETTERILAVDRAAAMIEEMMRQKPSSQLGVVGFHTVKDLMSNNVNIHFKCQGRMYSLMIVEEITLPVLEARICRKVALDESTVKLRLSYIPLLVGCEEQFTISDDEDLCVYLTSADRENRRCVLYVDVITITEHPEQLSRAGEGSSLGINYEELNSKDDEIGALYVKQIEAIEMMEEDEDEYVAVRPVSEASQCVEAWEDGLNITIQQEFPDKKAVQEVVYMGACSNGFGFDVKKSDKQRLVLKCPKEGCKWGLRASKIEKTEMFSIRSYTKMHTCSRDGQGKSKRGKVTPQLVASLLHEAYPGEVQTLTPKSIIDFVWTKLSVKISYATAWRGKSLYSGSFEDEVTMLKNE; encoded by the exons ATGACGGGGGAAGACGACGAGGCACGTAGGGCTTCTCCGATCGAATCAGCTATAACGAACGATGATGCTTCTCGGCCGATTCAAAG AAAGAGAAATTGGGATCAGCTTGTTGCGTGTAGGATTCGGGATGAGTTGATCATAGCGAGAGAAATCGTTATCAACGATGCTGAGGCTTCTCTTAGGCACAAGCTTACTCTACGCTCTACTCAAGAAGAa ATTCAGAGGTGTACTGGTGCTGTGGTGATTACTAG GGGAAAGTATCGTTTTCTGAATGCACCTCTTGATGGTGAAAAGCCGTTGTATCTTCACATATCTGCTGCTTCTCAT TTAAAAGAGACCACAGAACGTATTTTAGCCGTTGATCGTGCAGCGGCTATGATTGAGGAGATGATGAGACAGAAACCAAGTTCACAGCTCGGGGTTGTTGGTTTTCACACGGTCAAG GATTTAATGAGCAACAATGTGAACATACATTTTAAATGCCAAGGTCGCATGTATAGTTTAATGATAGTGGAAGAGATAACTCTGCCAGTGCTAGAAGCAAGGATATGCAGAAAGGTTGCGTTGGATGAAAGTACGGTGAAATTGAGATTGAGTTACATTCCACTGCTGGTGGGTTGTGAGGAGCAGTTTACTATTTCTGACGACGAGGATCTTTGTGTTTATCTAACATCCGCTGATAGAGAGAATCGTAGATGTGTTTTGTATGTGGATGTCATCACTATCACAGAACACCCCGAGCAGCTTTCGAGAGCCGGCGAAGGAAGTTCTTTAGGTATAAACTATGAAGAGCTGAATTCAAAGGACGATGAGATCGGAGCTCTGTACGTGAAACAAATCGAGGCGATTGAGATGATGGAGGAAGATGAGGACGAATATGTGGCAGTTCGACCTGTTTCAGAAGCGAGTCAGTGTGTAGAGGCATGGGAAGACGGTTTGAATATCACAATACAACAAGAGTTTCCTGATAAAAAGGCAGTGCAAGAAGTGGTGTATATGGGTGCATGTTCAAATGGTTTTGGGTTTGATGTGAAAAAGTCTGATAAACAGCGATTAGTGCTAAAATGTCCTAAAGAAGGATGTAAATGGGGTTTACGAGCTTCAAAGATTGAAAAGACTGAAATGTTCTCGATTAGAAGTTACACCAAGATGCATACGTGCTCTCGTGATGGTCAGGGTAAAAGCAAGAGGGGGAAAGTCACGCCACAGTTAGTTGCATCTCTATTGCATGAGGCTTATCCAGGAGAGGTGCAAACTCTGACTCCTAAAAGTATCATTGATTTTGTTTGGACAAAATTAAGCGTGAAAATATCATACGCCACTGCATGGAGAGGTAAAAGTTTGTATTCAGGCTCTTTTGAAGATGAGGTGACTATGTTAAAGAACGAGTAG